The following are encoded together in the Flavobacteriales bacterium genome:
- a CDS encoding OprO/OprP family phosphate-selective porin, producing MNKKLIFAIILLVSHFSWAQNFQPTAKFGGRIIVDGAWLYSTDTSKVASQSNLGFRQVRLKASGKLHSHWNYVVQFGFIKSKVIYRNVYIENTKIPFFGKIKIGSIVNPYRLDVLNNALNMTFIERSFNDRLSPKWTIGIMIYDELIKHEKLNYAFSFSKDDPKGYVNNLDQDYHVTARLSSVFHRTQHALWHADIALNHRKMPENTWEYTGGVEQFFMNKHFRSSKSIDVNHVNTFNIGLLGIYKRWSFQSEFTHIAVKKQQNDDQLNMVYLQASYFLTPDKKSYAHTLSPLGKTTPSSKRGAWEIGIRSNYIKNTLTNLSELNHTLALNWHIDTQTRLAFNYIHLTQNGKSIGHLLGLRTQIRF from the coding sequence ATGAATAAAAAACTGATTTTTGCGATCATCCTATTGGTATCGCATTTTTCTTGGGCTCAAAACTTTCAACCCACCGCAAAATTTGGTGGAAGAATTATTGTAGATGGAGCATGGTTATATAGTACTGATACCAGCAAGGTTGCTTCACAAAGCAATTTAGGGTTTAGGCAAGTGAGACTAAAAGCTTCTGGCAAACTTCATTCTCATTGGAACTATGTAGTTCAGTTTGGATTTATTAAATCAAAAGTAATTTATAGAAATGTTTATATAGAAAATACCAAGATTCCTTTCTTTGGTAAAATAAAAATTGGATCAATCGTAAATCCTTACCGATTAGATGTATTAAACAATGCACTCAATATGACCTTTATAGAGCGATCTTTTAATGACAGACTCTCTCCAAAATGGACCATTGGAATAATGATTTATGACGAGTTAATAAAACATGAAAAACTCAATTATGCCTTTTCTTTTTCTAAAGATGATCCAAAAGGATATGTCAATAATTTAGATCAAGATTATCATGTAACTGCTAGGCTTTCCTCTGTGTTTCACCGTACACAGCATGCACTCTGGCATGCCGATATTGCTCTGAATCACAGAAAAATGCCCGAAAACACTTGGGAATACACAGGTGGGGTTGAGCAGTTTTTTATGAACAAACACTTTAGGTCATCTAAAAGCATTGATGTAAATCATGTAAATACTTTTAATATTGGATTATTAGGAATCTATAAAAGGTGGAGCTTTCAATCAGAATTCACACATATTGCAGTAAAAAAACAGCAAAACGATGACCAGTTAAATATGGTTTATCTCCAAGCATCCTATTTTTTAACTCCTGACAAAAAAAGCTATGCCCATACGCTTTCGCCTTTAGGAAAAACAACACCTAGCTCAAAAAGAGGTGCTTGGGAAATTGGAATTCGTTCAAATTATATAAAAAATACACTTACTAATTTATCAGAACTCAATCATACTCTAGCACTTAATTGGCATATTGATACTCAAACAAGACTTGCCTTCAATTATATTCACCTTACTCAAAACGGAAAATCTATTGGGCATTTATTAGGGCTAAGAACACAAATACGCTTTTAA